A window of the Eulemur rufifrons isolate Redbay chromosome 6, OSU_ERuf_1, whole genome shotgun sequence genome harbors these coding sequences:
- the MCAM gene encoding cell surface glycoprotein MUC18 isoform X2 — protein sequence MELVRLVCAFLLAACCCCRPAAGVPGEAERPVPELVEVEVGSTALLKCGPSHSQGNLSHVDWFSVHKEKPTLIFRVRQGQGQSEPGEYQHRLSLQGRGGPLALTQVTPHDERIFLCQSKRPRSQEHRIQLRVYKAPEEPNIQVNVLGIPVNSEEPEEVATCVGRNGYPVPQVIWYKNGRPLKEEKNRVHIQSSQIVESSGLYTLQSVLKAQLVKEDKDAQFYCELNYRLPSGNHMKESREVSVPVFYPTEKVWLEVEPVGVLKEGDHVEIRCLADGNPPPHFSISKQNPSTREMEEQRINDSGVLVLEPAQKEHSGLYECQGLDLHTMASLLSEPQELLVNYVSDVRVSPTAPESQEGGSLTLSCEADSNQPLEFQWLREKTGQVLETGPTLQLHNLKREAGGGYRCVASAPSVPGLNRTQLVNVAIFGPPWMAFKERKVWVKENAAWNLSCEASGHPRPIISWNVNGTASEQERDPQRVLSTLNVLVTPELLATGAECMASNSLGKNTTIIFLELVSLTTLTPDSNKTTGLSTSTVSPHARANSTSTEKKLPEPESKGVVIVAVTVCILVLAVLGAVLYFFYKKGKLPCGRSGKQEITLPPSRKSEFVVEVKSDKLPEEMGLLQGSNGDKRAPGDQGEKYIDLRH from the exons ATGGAGCTGGTCCGGCTCGTCTGCGCCTTCTTGCTCGCCGCCTGCTGCTGCTGTCGCCCCGCCGCGG gtgTGCCTGGCGAGGCAGAGAGGCCCGTGCCTGAGCTGGTGGAGGTGGAAGTGGGCAGCACGGCCCTTCTGAAGTGCGGCCCCTCCCACTCGCAAGGCAACCTCAGCCACGTGGACTGGTTTTCT GTCCACAAGGAGAAGCCCACGCTTATCTTCCGTGTGCGtcagggccagggccagagcGAACCTGGGGAGTACCAGCACCGGCTCAGCCTCCAGGGCAGAGGGGGTCCTTTGGCCCTGACTCAAGTCACCCCCCACGATGAGCGCATCTTCCTGTGCCAGAGCAAGCGCCCTCGGTCCCAGGAGCACCGCATCCAGCTCCGTGTCTACA AAGCTCCGGAGGAGCCAAACATCCAGGTCAATGTCTTGGGCATCCCTGTGAACAGTGAGGAGCCCGAGGAG GTTGCCACCTGTGTGGGGAGGAACGGGTATCCCGTTCCTCAGGTCATCTGGTACAAGAACGGTCGGCCTCTGAAGGAGGAGAAGAACC gggTCCACATTCAGTCGTCCCAGATCGTGGAGTCGAGTGGGTTGTACACCTTGCAGAGTGTTCTGAAGGCGCAGCTGGTTAAGGAGGACAAAGATGCCCAGTTTTACTGTGAGCTCAACTACCGGCTGCCCAGTGGGAACCACATGAAGGAATCCAGGGAAGTCAGTGTTCCTGTTTTCT ACCCGACAGAAAAAGTGTGGCTGGAAGTGGAGCCCGTGGGAGTGCTGAAGGAAGGAGACCACGTGGAAATCAGGTGTTTGGCGGACGGCAATCCTCCGCCCCACTTCAGCATCAGCAAGCAG AACCCCAGCACCAGGGAGATGGAGGAGCAGAGAATCAACGACAGCGGGGTCCTGGTCTTGGAGCCCGCCCAGAAGGAACACAGTGGGCTCTATGAATGCCAGGGCCTGGACTTGCACACCATGGCATCGCTGCTGAGCGAACCGCAGGAGCTGCTGGTGAAct ATGTGTCTGATGTCCGAGTGAGTCCCACAGCCCCTGAGAGCCAGGAAGGTGGCAGCCTCACCCTGAGCTGTGAGGCAGACAGTAACCAGCCCCTCGAGTTCCAGTGGCTCAGAGAAAAG ACAGGCCAGGTGCTGGAAACAGGGCCCACGCTGCAGCTGCACAACCTGAAgcgggaggcagggggaggctaCCGCTGCGTGGCCTCCGCGCCCAGCGTACCCGGCCTGAACCGCACACAGCTGGTCAACGTGGCCATTTTTG GGCCCCCGTGGATGGCGTTCAAGGAGAGGAAGGTGTGGGTGAAAGAGAACGCAGCGTGGAATCTGTCTTGTGAAGCGTCCGGACATCCTCGGCCCATCATCTCCTGGAATGTCAACGGCACG GCAAGTGAACAAGAGCGAGATCCGCAGCGTGTCCTGAGCACCCTGAACGTCCTCGTGACCCCTGAGCTGTTGGCGACAGGCGCTGAATGCATGGCCTCCAACTCCTTGGGCAAAAACACCACCATCATCTTCCTGGAGCTGG TCAGTTTAACCACCCTCACACCAGACTCCAACAAAACCACTGGCCTCAGCACTTCCACTGTCAGTCCTCATGCCAGAGCCAACAGCACCTCCACAG AGAAAAAGCTGCCAGAGCCGGAGAGCAAGGGCGTGGTCATCGTGGCTGTGACTGTGTGCATCCTGGTCCTGGCCGTGCTGGGCGCCGTCCTCTACTTCTTCTACAAGAAGGGCAAGCTGCCCTGCGGGCGCTCAGGCAAACAGGAGAT cacgCTGCCCCCGTCTCGTAAGAGCGAATTTGTAGTTGAAGTTAAGTCAGATAAGCTCCCAGAAGAGATGGGCCTCCTACAGGGCAGCAACGGTGACAAGAGGGCTCCAGGAGACCAG GGAGAGAAATACATCGATCTGAGGCATTAG
- the MCAM gene encoding cell surface glycoprotein MUC18 isoform X1, whose amino-acid sequence MELVRLVCAFLLAACCCCRPAAGVPGEAERPVPELVEVEVGSTALLKCGPSHSQGNLSHVDWFSVHKEKPTLIFRVRQGQGQSEPGEYQHRLSLQGRGGPLALTQVTPHDERIFLCQSKRPRSQEHRIQLRVYKAPEEPNIQVNVLGIPVNSEEPEEVATCVGRNGYPVPQVIWYKNGRPLKEEKNRVHIQSSQIVESSGLYTLQSVLKAQLVKEDKDAQFYCELNYRLPSGNHMKESREVSVPVFYPTEKVWLEVEPVGVLKEGDHVEIRCLADGNPPPHFSISKQNPSTREMEEQRINDSGVLVLEPAQKEHSGLYECQGLDLHTMASLLSEPQELLVNYVSDVRVSPTAPESQEGGSLTLSCEADSNQPLEFQWLREKTGQVLETGPTLQLHNLKREAGGGYRCVASAPSVPGLNRTQLVNVAIFGPPWMAFKERKVWVKENAAWNLSCEASGHPRPIISWNVNGTASEQERDPQRVLSTLNVLVTPELLATGAECMASNSLGKNTTIIFLELVSLTTLTPDSNKTTGLSTSTVSPHARANSTSTEKKLPEPESKGVVIVAVTVCILVLAVLGAVLYFFYKKGKLPCGRSGKQEMERNTSI is encoded by the exons ATGGAGCTGGTCCGGCTCGTCTGCGCCTTCTTGCTCGCCGCCTGCTGCTGCTGTCGCCCCGCCGCGG gtgTGCCTGGCGAGGCAGAGAGGCCCGTGCCTGAGCTGGTGGAGGTGGAAGTGGGCAGCACGGCCCTTCTGAAGTGCGGCCCCTCCCACTCGCAAGGCAACCTCAGCCACGTGGACTGGTTTTCT GTCCACAAGGAGAAGCCCACGCTTATCTTCCGTGTGCGtcagggccagggccagagcGAACCTGGGGAGTACCAGCACCGGCTCAGCCTCCAGGGCAGAGGGGGTCCTTTGGCCCTGACTCAAGTCACCCCCCACGATGAGCGCATCTTCCTGTGCCAGAGCAAGCGCCCTCGGTCCCAGGAGCACCGCATCCAGCTCCGTGTCTACA AAGCTCCGGAGGAGCCAAACATCCAGGTCAATGTCTTGGGCATCCCTGTGAACAGTGAGGAGCCCGAGGAG GTTGCCACCTGTGTGGGGAGGAACGGGTATCCCGTTCCTCAGGTCATCTGGTACAAGAACGGTCGGCCTCTGAAGGAGGAGAAGAACC gggTCCACATTCAGTCGTCCCAGATCGTGGAGTCGAGTGGGTTGTACACCTTGCAGAGTGTTCTGAAGGCGCAGCTGGTTAAGGAGGACAAAGATGCCCAGTTTTACTGTGAGCTCAACTACCGGCTGCCCAGTGGGAACCACATGAAGGAATCCAGGGAAGTCAGTGTTCCTGTTTTCT ACCCGACAGAAAAAGTGTGGCTGGAAGTGGAGCCCGTGGGAGTGCTGAAGGAAGGAGACCACGTGGAAATCAGGTGTTTGGCGGACGGCAATCCTCCGCCCCACTTCAGCATCAGCAAGCAG AACCCCAGCACCAGGGAGATGGAGGAGCAGAGAATCAACGACAGCGGGGTCCTGGTCTTGGAGCCCGCCCAGAAGGAACACAGTGGGCTCTATGAATGCCAGGGCCTGGACTTGCACACCATGGCATCGCTGCTGAGCGAACCGCAGGAGCTGCTGGTGAAct ATGTGTCTGATGTCCGAGTGAGTCCCACAGCCCCTGAGAGCCAGGAAGGTGGCAGCCTCACCCTGAGCTGTGAGGCAGACAGTAACCAGCCCCTCGAGTTCCAGTGGCTCAGAGAAAAG ACAGGCCAGGTGCTGGAAACAGGGCCCACGCTGCAGCTGCACAACCTGAAgcgggaggcagggggaggctaCCGCTGCGTGGCCTCCGCGCCCAGCGTACCCGGCCTGAACCGCACACAGCTGGTCAACGTGGCCATTTTTG GGCCCCCGTGGATGGCGTTCAAGGAGAGGAAGGTGTGGGTGAAAGAGAACGCAGCGTGGAATCTGTCTTGTGAAGCGTCCGGACATCCTCGGCCCATCATCTCCTGGAATGTCAACGGCACG GCAAGTGAACAAGAGCGAGATCCGCAGCGTGTCCTGAGCACCCTGAACGTCCTCGTGACCCCTGAGCTGTTGGCGACAGGCGCTGAATGCATGGCCTCCAACTCCTTGGGCAAAAACACCACCATCATCTTCCTGGAGCTGG TCAGTTTAACCACCCTCACACCAGACTCCAACAAAACCACTGGCCTCAGCACTTCCACTGTCAGTCCTCATGCCAGAGCCAACAGCACCTCCACAG AGAAAAAGCTGCCAGAGCCGGAGAGCAAGGGCGTGGTCATCGTGGCTGTGACTGTGTGCATCCTGGTCCTGGCCGTGCTGGGCGCCGTCCTCTACTTCTTCTACAAGAAGGGCAAGCTGCCCTGCGGGCGCTCAGGCAAACAGGAGAT GGAGAGAAATACATCGATCTGA